TATAAAAAGATTCAATTAATTCCGATTGGCTTAAATAACCCAACGATTTTCCAGGGTAGTAGACAAAGTTTGAGTAACAAAATAATTGTGTTGTACCTGTATACTGACTTTTGGGTTTTTTTGCGCCTTTTGCAATGGCCTGAATCTTTCCTTTTTCCTTTGTGAAGATGGTTACAATTACATCGTTATCACTTAGATCTGTTCTTTTTATTACTACGCCAGAGACTTTTTCCATTGTATTCCTCTATTTCCTATACCCTAAATCTCTCAGGTCAAAGTCTTTATCTCTCCAATCTGGACGTATTTTTACCCAAAGTTGCAGGTTTACTTTGCACCCTAATAGATTTTCAATATCTTGTCGGGCACGAGTACCAATTTTCTTTAGCATTTTACCCTCTTTACCTATTATAATCCCTTTATGGCTTTTTCGTTCACAATAAATGTTAACTTCTATATCATATAATTCCCCATTTTTTCTTTCCTTCATGCTCATGACCTCCACAGCTATACCATGGGGCACTTCATCTTTGAGAAATTGTAGGGCTTTTTCACGAACAAATTCTGCGACAATAATTTTTTCAGGTTGTTCCGTTATAGTATCTTCTGGAAAATATTGTGGACCCTCTGGGATGTATTTGTATACGAGATTTAATAAAGTATCTACATTTTTTCCATCAATTGCAGAGATGGGCACAATCTCATCAAAATGATACTCTTTAAGTTCATCAATTTTACCAAGAAGCTCTTCTTGGCTCATCTTGTCCACCTTATTGATTACTAAAATCTTCTTTGTTTTAAGATCTTTTAAGATATTGACAATATACTGGTCTCCTGGTCCCATTTTACCTGGTTCATCTACAAGAAAAAGTACTACATCTACTTCTTTTAATGTAGAAGTAGCTACATCCACCATATAATCGCCTAATTTATTTTTAGGTTTGTGCATACCTGGTGTATCGATGAAGACCATCTGATAATCTTCTGTAGTGTGAACGCACCGAATAGTATTTCTCGTAGTCTGAGGCTTTGACGACATAATAGCCATCTTCTCCCCAATAATATTATTAAGCAATGTAGACTTCCCTACATTAGGACGCCCAATAATCGTTATAAATCCTGATTTAAATTTATTCATATATTCCTCCGTTTGAGTTCTAAGTTTTATAAAAGCGGTTGGATCGTTGGACGGGAAAACATTTACTCTCCTATAGGCGAGATATGGTTTTACTGACCACCTGACCACCTGACCACCTGCTTTTTAATCCAGTAGCGTCTCCTTCGAAAAACTACTAGGCAACAATTCTTCGATGGAACTCATCCTAGTTTCCCCCTTATTATTGACTAGTATGATATCAACTTCTGTTCCAAATTCACAAATTACTTGTCTGCATATTCCGCACGGATAGGTGAAATCTTCTTCATCTGATGTAATGGCAATCGCTTTTATAGACTTTACCCCTTCAGAAACGCCCTTAAAAATAGCCGTCCTCTCCGCACAATTGGTGGCTCCGTAGGATACATTTTCAATATTGCAACCTTTAAATATCTGTCCATCTTCAGAAAGTATTGCAGCACCTACTCTAAAATGTGAATAAGGTGAATAAGAAAATTCCTTTGCAGCAATGGCCGCATTTACTAATTCTGTGTATCGCTCGTTCATATTTGCCTCCTTAATTACAATATAAGCTCTAAGTAGATATTCCCAATTAATCTCTAGTGGAAAGCGGAAAACGGAAAAATTCAAACCACTTAGAGTGGCCTAATGAGTGATAAAAGCTAACGTACTATCTTTATAATTTCTCATCTATAAGCGAGATGATTTTTTTCCATTCTGGTTTCACTTTCCGCATTCCACTGTTTTATCCAAAGATTTTTGGATAAAACAATAAAATCCCTATAATAACAGAAAATATAGCACTTATAAGTACTGCACCAGCTGCTACGTCTTTGACGATTTTTGCAAGAATCCTATATTCTTCTGTAACTAAATCAATTGTCTTTTCTAAAGCTGTATTGATCATTTCTGCTGTAATAACCATATTTATGGTCAAAAATAAAATGCACCATTGTAATAAACTCAGTTTGAGGTAAATACCTAGAAGGAGCACTATTATTCCTATTCCAAAATGAATTTTAATGTTTCTTTGAGTCGTAAAGGCATATTGAATACCTTGAAAAGCGTACTTAAAACTAGATATTAATTTTTTCATATATACACCAACTAACAGATATTTAGGTTTTTAATTACTTGTTTTTCTTTTCCCCTCATAACTCGCTTGTCCTCTTCTTCCATATGGTCATAACCTAAAAGGTGAAACATACTATGAATTGTAAGGTAACACAATTCTCTTTCAAAACTATGCCTATACTCTATGGCTTGTTCTTGTGCTTTGGGAATAGAGATGATAATATCTCCTAAAAGAATCATCTCTTGACCTAAGTCATCATCATCTTCAACCATAGGAAAAGAAAGTACATCAGTAGGCGAGTTCTTTCCTCTATACTGTTTATTTAATTGATGAATTTCTTCATTATCTACTAAAGACAAACTAATTTCCACATTATCAGGAAATTCCTCTACCTTCAAACACTCCTGAGCACATTTTTCTAATTTTGCAACAAGCTCTTCATCTATTTCAATATCGTACCTATTATCGATAAATAATTCCATTAATCCTCCATGTTAGTTCTAAGTTTTATGTTGTAAGTTCTAAGTAAGACAAGATGGTAAGCAAAAACATACCTCGCCCGAAGGCGAGCAAATGTTACCCCGTATATTTTTTGAATTGATTTATGTTAACTAGTATTAGTATTTAGTTCTGTAAGATCCTTGGTCGCAAGCTCCTCAGGATGACCTAGGCAGTTAGTTAAAGCTGTCTCTTGGGTCTTACCCTAGCTACTGCTTTGTCATTCTTGAGCGCAGCGAAGGATCTCTGCATGCTAACTATAAATAAATTCACTGTATAAGAATTTAATATTAAATTGAACAATGAAAAATAAACACTGAATATTGAACAGTACAAATATGCGACTTTATAGTAAATTTCTTATTGCATTGTTAACTGTTCATTGTTCCATATTCATTGCTCACTGCGACGTAGTCGCATATTTGCTGACCACCTGACCACCTTATAAATGTTCATTATCATATTTATCATAAGCCTCTATAATCTTCTGAACAATTCGGTGTCTTACTACATCGTCCTTTGTTAAATAGATAAACTCGATGCCCTTAATATCTTTTAGAATTTTTTCTGCTCTTGTCAGACCGGAAACTTTGCCCATAGGCAGGTCAACTTGAGTAATATCTCCTGTTATGATTACTTTTGAACCAAAGCCCATACGAGTTAAGAACATCTTCATTTGTTCTGGGGTTGTATTTTGAGCCTCATCTAATATAATAAAGGAATCGTCTAGAGTTCTTCCTCTCATATACGCTAATGGAGCTACTTCAATTAATCCTTTTTCTCTAAAACGAGTATAGGCTTCTGCGCCAATTAAATCATACAATGCATCGTATAATGGTCTTAGATATGGATCTACTTTATCCTGTAAGTCTCCTGGCAAGAAGCCGAGTTTTTCTCCAGCTTCTACTGCTGGACGAGTTAAGATGATTCTACTGACTTCTTCTCTTTTAAAGGCCTTTACAGCCATAGCCATGGCAAGGTAAGTCTTACCTGTACCAGCTGGTCCAATCCCAAAAACAATTTCATTTTTTTCTATGGATTTAATATATTTTTTTTGTCCTAAAGTCTTACAGCGAATTTGCTTCCCTTTATGAGTATAGCAAATAATATCGCTCAATTTATCATAATCATTTTCATGATCTTTTTTTACTAGTTCAATAATATAAGATACCTTTTGAGAGTCGATTGGGCCGCTATCTTTAATGGTTTGCACCATTTTATCAATGGCTCGTTTAGCATTCTCGGTATTCTTCTGCTCACCAACAATTTTGAGATCTCCATCTCTAAATACAAGGTGTACATTCATTTGTTCTTCAATTATTTTTTGGTTTTCATCGTATTGGCCTAGCAATTTCATTAGTAGTTCCCCATCTTCAATGGTCATACTTATTGTATAATCTGACAAAAAGTGATTCCTCCTTAGTGTGTTTTAATCGAGGAGCTGCTCCTCACTTATTTCCTCAAGTACATGGACTTTTACCTCATATTTATTAATATTATTTTCTTCCTGAATAGAAACAATCTGTATATCCTGCACTTGACCAATTTCTCTGTATTTCTTTTTTACTTTTTCCTGTACTTCGTCTTCTAATTCCTCTTTCGATTTATTAACACAGTTTTCTTTTTCATAATACTTTATTTTATTGATTTTAACAGGAAGTTTAAAATCAAAAATATGAAGATTTGCCTCTTCACTGCTGTGATAATAATAGTTTTCGTCGCTATCGAGGAAATTAATCACTAAATCTCCGATATGTATTACTCTATTTATTTTATAGCGATCTTCATCAATCATTTTATATTTTCGTATATCGTATTTTTCTGTATAATCTACTAAACCCATGACCTTAGCCTTAGCGTGAATCTGATTGAAAAAGATCTCTTCTCCTTCATCATTTTGTTTAGAGGTGACTATTTCACCTTTTACTAATAAATCTCCTTTTTTCACTTCTTGATCTACTTCTACATTAGCAGTACCGTTGATAATTAGAATATCTTTAATAATAGCATCTTTTTTAGCTATAAGATCTACAGGAAGGGATTTATCATATATTTTTTCTATCTTTTTTGCCTCTACTAAATCAATAATAGCTTTCGTCCCATTAAATTCAATATCTATATATTCAAAGTTTTTATAATCGTTTAAAAAAGATGTTTTAATTTCTTCGATATCTACAGTACCTTTTAATTTCCAAGGTTTTAAACCTCTACTTGCTATATCCTCTATAATTTCATTTTTATCTACAGTGATATCACCCATTACATCGACGGTTAATACTAAAGAAGATATAAAACAAATGCCTAGTAAGACAAGAAAAGAAGTTATGACAAAAATTTTTCGCGTTTTTACTCTCCATTTCCATAATGTCATTCCTGATTTTCTTATGATTTCAATAGTACAAGATAACTGATCCGATAATTCAGAAACTTTTTTGTAATCCCCTATCTCTATTTTCGCGCTTATTTCCTCTGAGCTTATTCTAAAAATATCCCAGATCAAAATATTATTATGGTGGATAAGATTGATTAATCTCTCAAGATGTCTGCCTTTTATGTTAATAATAACATAACCTCTAATATAATGCCATAACTTAACAATGATCAAGTTAACACCTCCTATCCATCTATTTGTACACTCTCAAGCTTCCCCTCTAAGAGCACTTCTTCTTTAATGATATTTCTAATAAACAGATTTTTGCCAGTTATTACGATAATGCCAATTTTGGAGTTGACTCTTATTTTACTCTCACTGTACTCTATTATACCCTTATGATTTTCTATCCGAATTTGTGTACTTCCTACCATAGTCACTTTCGGCAGATTTAAGGTGATTTCCTTTGGTAACTCTAACGCATCACTTACATTTTCTTTTATATTTTCAATTTTCTCTTTTTTTCCCATAGAACCCCTCCATATGGTATCTCTCCATATGGTATCTTATGTTTAAGAATTTGTAGATATGACTTAAACATCATTGGCAGCTGCCAATGATGAGCAATCAGCGATCAGCTACTAGTTTATTGCATTCCTTTCGGGTCATTTAGAATTAGTAGTAGCATTTGCACAATAATTCACACATTGTTTAATGTATATAAGTAGAACTTCTTATTAAATAAAATAAATCAGAAGACAGAATATTGCGAGGTGGGATTAATTGACTACAAATGATAAGCAAGATACATAAAGCATTACAGCTACCTTTGGTAGCCATTTTGCTGGTTGATAGCTAAAAAAAGTCCGAGAACGCAAGTTCTCGGACTTTTTTAAACTACAGATTTTCTTTTACTATTTTATTGACCATTCCACCGTCAGCACGGCCTTTAATCTTAGGCATTACTATGCCCATGATTTTGCCCATATCTTTCATGGAGGTTGCGCCAACTTCATTTATCGCATCAAGTACAATGACTTTTAGTTCTTCTTCACTTAATTGTTGGGGAAGGTATTCCGTTAAAACTTCGATTTCCCTTTCCGTTTGATCGATTAAGTCTTGCCTATTTGCTTTTTGAAAATCTATAAGCGCATCTTTTCGCTGCTTTACTTGTTTCGAAATGATGCCGATAATGTCATCTTCAGACAATTCTCGTCTTTCATCTTTTTCGACTTGAAGTATTGCTGCTCTTACTAATGTGATGGCTGATTTTGCGATTGTATCCTTATCCTTCATTGACTGCTTTAAGTCAGCGACTAATTGCTCTTTGAGGGACATGTAAACACCTCTTACCTAAACTTTTTAGTGTTTCTTTTTCTAGCAGCTTCAGATTTCTTTTTTCTTTTAACACTAGGCTTTTCGTAATGTTCTCTTTTTCTAACCTCAGACAATACACCTGCTCTAGCTGTTTTTTTCTTAAATCTGCGTAGAGCATTCTCTAATGATTCACCATCTTTAACTTTTACTTCAGACATTTTCCACCCTCCCCTCTACTACATTAATGTAACAGATTGTTAGAGTTATTGCTACTATCGTAATAGCGGGCATTTAACACTATTATTATATAATATACAATTATATCATGTCAAATAATTCTAACCTGGAGGCCAACCCAAATTTCTTCCACCTAATAAATGATAGTGTAAGTGAAGTACCGTTTGTCCTCCATCTTCACCACAATTATTTACTAATCGAAATCCAGTATCTACTATGCCAAACTTTAAGGCTAATCGATTTGCAACAGTGTGTATTTGGGTGATGATTTCATTGCCAGCTGGTACGGTAAGCACGGAATCGTAATGCTCTTTTGGTATAAGCAAAAGATGTATAGGTGCTTGAGGATTAATGTCTTTTATGGCTATTACATTATCGTCTTCATAGACTATTTCGCCAGGAATTTCTTTACTTGCAATTTTACAAAACAAACAATCGTCCATATAAATCTCCTATTCTTTATGGATTCCATTGACAAAACCTGTACGTATTTCTTTAATCTCTACAGGAATTGTTTGATTGATCATATTTTTATTACTCTGTATTTTTACCAATATATAATTTGTAGTATGTCCCTGATAAATATTATAATCTTCTTTTGAGCTTTGTTCAATCAATACAGTCATTTTTTTACCCAAAAATTGTTTATAATACCTTTTTTCCAATTTGTCAGAAAGTTGAATAATTTCTTTACTTCTCTCTTCTTTTATAGACTCCGGTATTTGATTATCCATCTTTGACGCAGGAGTACCTTGCCTTTTTGAATATTTAAATACATGGAGTTTACTAAAGCCAATTTGATCAATAAACTCGTAGCTTTCTCTGAAGTTTTCATGGCTCTCTCCTGGAAATCCTACCATTATATCTGTGGTCAAAGATGCTTGGGGAAAAACTTTTCTAATATTATCTATAATGGTTTTATACGTTTTTGTGTCGTATTTACGATTCATTTTCTTTAGTACTTCATCACTTCCGCTTTGTAAAGATAAGTGGAAGTGGTCACACAATTTATCGATATCTTCTAAACCCATAATAAACTCTTCGTCTAACAACATAGGTTCTAAGGAGCCAAGACGAATACGCTCTATACCTTCTATCTTATTTAAACCTTTTAGCACATCAATTAAAGTAACACCCTCTAATTCTCTACCATAAGAAGATACATTAATACCCGTTATGACGATTTCTTTATAACCTTGTCCTGCTATTTGCCTGCCTTCTTCAAGAATATTCTCTATACTCCTGCTCCTTACTGGACCTCTGGCATAAGGAATAATACAATAAGAGCAAAAATTATTGCAACCCTCTTGAACTTTTATAAAGGCTCTCCCATGATCTTTTACCTTAGATATTTTTAATTCTTCATATTCTTTTGTCTTCATAATATCTTGTACAATATCTATATTGTGACCAGATACCTTTTTTTCTTCTACTAATTGGACAATTCGATTTCGATCTTGATTGCCTATAATAATATTGACTTCTGGAATCTTTTTTAGATCTTCAGGAGATGTTTGAGCATAACAACCTGTTACAGCTACTATAGCTTGAGGACTTACTCTCTTTGCCTTTCGTATCATCTGACGAGACTTTCTATCACCTACATTTGTTACTGTACAAGTGTTAATGATATAAACATCTGCTTGTTCCTCAAAACTCACTATTTCATAACCTGCTTTTTCAAATAATTCCATCATCGATTCAGTATCATAGGTATTTACTTTACAACCTAATGTATGAAAAGCGGCGGTTTTCATCTATATAAATTCTCCTTTTCTCTTAAATGCGTGGAATGCTGAAAGCGGAAAGCTGAAATTTAGCCACCAGTGGTGGCTGTTTTGAAAGATTCTTCGCTTTGCTCAGAATGACTAGGGTATTAGGTAGGGCTGGTGCTGTGAGACTTTAATTGCCAATGCTCATTCTCTTGGCTCTAGCTTATTCTCTTAGCTCTAGCTCCTTCTTTGTCATTCTGAGGCTTTAGCCGAAGAATCTTTAGTTTTTAAGTTTTTGCTGACCACCTGACCACCTAACCACCTTATAATTCAAAATGATAAACTAGCATAGAAAGTGCAGCCATGCCGGCTGTTTCCGTTCGAAGTATTCTTTTCCCTAAGGAAATGGATTTTGCTTTAAGTTCTTTTAAATACTGAGCTTCTTTTTCGGATATGCCGCCTTCTGGTCCGATTAATACGCCTATTTTCTGTACTTTATTATGTGCCTCTAAAATTTTTTTTAAATTGCTATCATCTTCATTTTCATAAGCTATAAGATTCAAATCATTTTTTTCAAATTCTTTATCTATATTTTTTAGCTTTACAACAGGCTTTATTATGGGAATAATGCCTCTCTTAGACTGCTTTGCTGCCTCTTCTGAAATTTTTTGCCATCGTTCGATTTTCTTATTAGCCTTTTTATCCATTTCTACAATCGTCCGCTCCATAATCACTGGCACAATATTTGTCACACCTAATTCAACTGTCTTCTGTACAATTAAATCCATTTTTGTAGCTTTAGGAAGACCTTGGTATAAGGTTATTTTAACTGGCATTTCAGAAGAATTTGTAGTTTTTTCTATGATTTCTAATAAGACTTGATTTTTGTCTATTTCTTGTACTGTGGCTATATATTCTAAACCCTTTCCATTGCTCAGCTCTACCTTTTCGCCTATTTTCACGCGCAAAGACTTGGTCATATGTTCATGATTTTCACCACTAATATATACTTGCTCGTCTACAATTTGATGATCTTCTATAAAAAAACGATGCATTTTATCCCTTATATTGAGCCATTATTGCCGCCCATTCTCCCATTCGTTGAACTTCAATTATTTCAAAACCATTACTTAGAAGACTATCTACTACTAATTCTACTTTACTTAGTATGATACCTGAAGAAATGAAGATTCCATTTTCCTTTAAACAAGGCTTTATTTGATCTGCTAATTTTACAATGACTTCCGCTAGAATATTGGCTACTATTACATCTGCTTTTTCATCTACTACGTCTAGAAGATCACCTTGACGAACATCGATAATTTTATCTAAACGATTGTGAATTGCATTTTCCTTAGCTACCTGTACTGCTAGAGAATCTACGTCTACTCCTATTACCTTTTTGCAATTGAGATTTGCTGCAGCCAAAGATAATATTCCTGATCCACAGCCTATATCAAAGACTATATCTCCTTCTTTTACGTGTTTTTCTAAATTGATGATACAAAGTTGAGTTGTCTCATGTAAACCTGATCCAAAGGCCATACCAGGATCCATTTCTATAATCAGATCACCTTCCTGCGATATATAGGGCTCCCAACTTGGTTTTATGATAAAATGTTGTCCTATTAAAGTAGGTTTGTAATATTGTTTCCACGAATTTTCCCAATCATCTTGATCCACTTCTGTAATTGTAGTTTCTACATTTCCCGTATTCAAACCAAAAGAAGGCAATTGATCAATCCTTTTTTTAATCTGAGCAATTGCTTCCTTTACATTTTCCGTTTCATTTATATACCCTTTAATTATAGAAACCTCTGGATCCATGTTTATTAAATCATCATCTATATAATCCCATAGTACTTCTTTGTTCTTTAATATAGATAAATTGTTTGGTGACTCTATTACTACTCCATCTGCACCAGCTTCATAAAGAATATTAGATATTGCTTCTTCTGACTCTGGAGTAGACTTTATCTTTATTTCCGTCCAAATCATTGTAATTCCTCCTAGAAAATACTATTGGTATATTATATATAAAGGAATTTCTTTGGTCAAGTGATAAGGTGGTATGAGGTGGTCAGGTGGTAAGCAAAACCAAAAAACAAAAATCAAAACCTTAAAAGACATAAAGTGAAATGGTTGGACGGTTGGATGAGAAAACCTTAATCAGCGGAATGCTGAAAGCGGAAAGCAGAACTTTTAAGTTGAAATGTTGGTATGTTGTAAAATTGGAAAAAGTAATTAGTTGGCTATGAAAGTATACTGGCCTTCAGACGAGATAAAGTTGGGAACGGTGCCTCACCGTTGCAACGTAACTGTTATCACAGTACTGATAACTTGTAGCTGTCCTTTTGACGCGTGAGGTATGACCCAAAAAACTGAACGCTGACGGCTGGTTGCTGATGGCTGATTTATCTGCTTTCCACGATAGGGTTTACAAATTCAGAAAATGAATTTACATTTTCTTCGTCCAATGCTATAGTTATAAATATAATTCATTATTCTACAAATAACTACATACTAGCTGGGTGAAATTAACGGGTAACTTTCGTTAATGGACAGGACTCTGGAGAGACTTCTAAAAGCACCGAAGGGGATAAAGCCATATTATGGTTAAAACTCTCAGGTAAAAGGACAGAGACAAAAGTATATTTTAACTTAAAATTTAAATTTACTTTTTCTTTGAGACTTCGGTCTCATTTTCTTTTTGGCTGAAAGCGGAAAGTATCTCATATTTATTAGCCCATCGCGGTCAGAGTTCCGCTTTCAGCATTCAGCTTTCAGCATATTAACAAGTTATCACTAAGTTTCTAACTTATGAGAAATACAGAAAGCTAGTAGACGTCAACTAGCGAAAATTCATGGAGGTGCTTTCATATGAAAGGTGTTATTACAGTTATCGGGAAAGATAAGGTAGGAATTATTTACAATGTTACAAAGGTACTAGCAGAGAAAAAGGTCAATGTAGAGGATATTAGCCAAACGGTTATGCAGAATTATTTTACTATGATGATGATGGTCAATCTTTCAAATATGGATTGTGATTTTAAAGAATTAAAGGATTCTTTAGAGGCATTAGGAGAAGAAATTGGATTGTCTATAAAAGTACAGCTAGAAGACTTATTCAAGTCCATGCATAATATTTAAGGAGGGTAATTTAGTGAGCTTTTACAGTAATATTTTTGAAACACTTCGAATGATAGAAGAAGAAAATTTAGATATACGAACGACTACCATGGGGATTTCTTTGTTAGATTGTATCGATTCTAGTGGTGAGCGCGCTAGACAAAAGATTTACGACAAAATAACGAATTATGCTAAAAACCTCGTTAAAGTTGGCAATGAAATTGAAACAGAGTTTGGTATTCCAATTATTAACAAAAGAATCTCTGTTACACCAATAGCTCTTATCGCAGCTGCTAGTGATGACAAAAATTACACTGCTTTTGCCAAAACCTTGGACAAGGCTGCTGAAGAAGTAGGTGTAAATTTTATTGGTGGATTTTCCGCATTAGTTCAAAAGGGCTTTGCAAAAGGCGATGAAATTCTCATTCATTCTATACCTGAAGCTCTAAGTGAAACAGAGAGAGTCTGCTCCTCTGTTAATTTAGCTAGTTCAAAAGCGGGTATCAATATGGACGCAGTAAAGCTTATGGGTAAAATCATAAAGGACACTGCCTATTTCACAAAAGATCGAGATTCTATTGGTTGTGCAAAGCTCGTCGTATTTTCTAATGCTGTAGACGACAATCCTTTTATGGCTGGAGCTTATCATGGTGTAGGAGAACCAGAGGTCGTCATCAATGTGGGCGTCAGTGGACCAGGTGTAGTAAAATCTGCATTAGAAAAAGATAAAGGTGCTCCACTAGATATCGTAGCTGAGAATATAAAAAAGACTGCCTTTAAAATTACTAGGGCAGGTCAAATCGTTGGAAAAGAAGTTTCTTCTAGACTTGGAGTTCCCTTTGGCATATTAGACTTGTCCTTAGCTCCAACTCCAGAAATTGGAGACAGTGTTGCAAGAATTTTAGAAGAGATAGGTTTAGAAGC
This genomic window from Alkalibaculum bacchi contains:
- a CDS encoding ACT domain-containing protein, giving the protein MKGVITVIGKDKVGIIYNVTKVLAEKKVNVEDISQTVMQNYFTMMMMVNLSNMDCDFKELKDSLEALGEEIGLSIKVQLEDLFKSMHNI
- a CDS encoding PFL family protein codes for the protein MSFYSNIFETLRMIEEENLDIRTTTMGISLLDCIDSSGERARQKIYDKITNYAKNLVKVGNEIETEFGIPIINKRISVTPIALIAAASDDKNYTAFAKTLDKAAEEVGVNFIGGFSALVQKGFAKGDEILIHSIPEALSETERVCSSVNLASSKAGINMDAVKLMGKIIKDTAYFTKDRDSIGCAKLVVFSNAVDDNPFMAGAYHGVGEPEVVINVGVSGPGVVKSALEKDKGAPLDIVAENIKKTAFKITRAGQIVGKEVSSRLGVPFGILDLSLAPTPEIGDSVARILEEIGLEACGTHGTTACLAMLNDAVKKGGIMASSSVGGLSGAFIPVSEDEGMIQAVLNGALTFDKLEAMTSVCSVGLDMIAIPGDTPESTISAIIADEAAIGMINHKTTAVRLVPVHGKTVGDTVEFGGLLGYAPIMAVHKFSSEDFINRGGRIPAPIHSFKN